Proteins encoded within one genomic window of Tigriopus californicus strain San Diego chromosome 12, Tcal_SD_v2.1, whole genome shotgun sequence:
- the LOC131892440 gene encoding uncharacterized protein LOC131892440, producing the protein MCVIYLHNMENVKGRVPPKKVVSIVPNEGSRFCLVNGQTPLEVNQALTATRSSRPLSSGSIRSISPAQRWPVRSKSQDRHFLRRSLIFEEGGSKVAPENGVTHIPKLPFTRPRGSSQSSGCEGSAKENGTGFHRSARSPIRNDISSRSSMSSRESSQESLDHSSSRGLSPSRGRSGQLRSRKAKSISQKAKIWEAVAKTDKSQAAFRLSFELTL; encoded by the exons atgtgtgtgatATATCTCCATAACATGGAGAACGTGAAAGGGCGGGTGCCCCCCAAGAAAGTGGTCTCCATTGTTCCAAATGAAGGCTCTAGGTTCTGCTTGGTGAATGGCCAGACTCCTCTTGAAG TGAACCAGGCGTTAACCGCAACCAGATCGTCGAGACCTCTCTCTTCGGGTTCCATTCGTTCCATCTCCCCAGCCCAACGGTGGCCTGTCCGTTCCAAGTCCCAGGATCGCCATTTTCTTCGCCGAAGTCTCATCTTTGAGGAAGGTGGATCCAAAGTGGCGCCAGAAAACGGAGTTACACACATTCCAAAACTTCCATTCACTCGACCGCGCGGTTCCTCTCAATCCAGCGGATGCGAAGGGAGCGCCAAGGAAAATGGAACGGGGTTCCACCGATCCGCTCGATCACCGATTCGAAATGATATATCCTCCAG GTCCTCAATGTCATCGCGAGAAAGCTCGCAAGAAAGTCTGGATCACTCCAGCTCTCGGGGACTGTCGCCATCTCGTGGACGATCGGGGCAACTCCGGAGTCGAAAAGCCAAATCCATCAGTCAAAAGGCCAAGATATGGGAGGCCGTGGCCAAAACGGATAAGTCCCAGGCCGCTTTCAGGTTGAGCTTTGAACTAACCCTTTAA